One Paenibacillus sp. FSL H7-0737 DNA segment encodes these proteins:
- a CDS encoding polysaccharide deacetylase family protein, with the protein MIWEVHTNQKVIALTFDDGPDPSETDQILKVLSQYHAKCTFFAIGKRIAAYPDVAKRVISEGHELANHTYNHVYFRKPINKAQFERELNLTEEEIIKVSGKHSALFRPPGGMYDETLVDTSNNMGLKPILWSWHQDTRDWNRPGVQSIANKVIRNAHNGDIVLFHDHVHGQSQTREALKIILPELEKQGFRFVTVSELIKLSNTQQAGKAQ; encoded by the coding sequence ATGATTTGGGAAGTACATACTAACCAAAAAGTGATTGCATTAACGTTTGATGACGGTCCTGACCCTTCTGAAACCGATCAAATATTAAAGGTATTGAGTCAATATCATGCGAAATGCACCTTCTTTGCCATAGGAAAAAGAATTGCAGCGTATCCAGATGTGGCGAAACGAGTCATTTCCGAAGGACATGAATTAGCTAACCATACCTACAATCACGTCTATTTTAGAAAACCTATTAATAAAGCCCAGTTTGAGCGGGAGCTTAATTTAACCGAAGAAGAAATCATAAAGGTTTCTGGAAAGCATAGTGCTTTGTTCAGACCCCCGGGTGGCATGTATGACGAGACACTAGTTGATACTTCAAACAACATGGGCCTAAAGCCTATTTTATGGTCCTGGCATCAAGATACACGTGACTGGAATCGCCCTGGCGTGCAGAGTATCGCGAACAAGGTTATTCGAAACGCACATAATGGTGATATCGTCCTGTTTCATGATCATGTGCATGGACAATCTCAAACCAGAGAAGCGCTCAAAATTATTTTGCCGGAATTAGAAAAGCAAGGTTTCCGATTTGTCACCGTTTCAGAATTAATCAAATTATCCAATACACAGCAGGCAGGTAAAGCACAATAG
- a CDS encoding cell wall hydrolase — protein MLIFKQNRCIALLVGVILVCFSAISLMQPNQVAEGKIDNLQMDKLQSTSRASVINYLQEESKSSKTRGSTKVSQMNKLYSTVNLFSSTWKPEQSVEWLSKNKIKPQNTSQASIVRVKADVAQSNSAAQKATAKKSAQTVVKTVSASQKNPLTTLYFSRTELLSQEQQSKATRRYAVSEEELLLLQKIVMAEAEGEPYQGKVAVANVVLNRLRSANFPDTIYKVIYQKHQFSPVANGRLKRVKPNDDSIKAVNAALSGVKEVPDSTYFFLSLKLAQDLTVHHSQEYVKTIGNHTFYK, from the coding sequence ATGTTAATCTTTAAACAAAACCGCTGTATCGCGTTGCTTGTTGGCGTTATACTAGTGTGTTTCTCTGCCATAAGCTTAATGCAGCCTAATCAGGTTGCCGAGGGGAAAATAGATAATCTGCAGATGGATAAGCTGCAATCCACCAGCCGAGCATCAGTAATTAATTATTTGCAAGAAGAATCAAAATCTAGTAAGACGAGGGGCTCTACAAAAGTTTCACAAATGAATAAGCTTTACAGCACAGTTAACCTGTTCAGTTCCACTTGGAAACCAGAGCAGAGTGTGGAATGGCTTAGTAAGAATAAAATAAAGCCACAAAATACATCGCAGGCTTCCATAGTTCGGGTAAAGGCTGATGTGGCACAATCTAATTCAGCTGCGCAGAAAGCGACAGCGAAAAAGAGCGCTCAGACTGTAGTTAAGACAGTCTCGGCATCTCAGAAAAATCCCCTCACAACATTATACTTCTCTCGGACCGAGCTATTAAGCCAGGAGCAGCAAAGTAAAGCAACCCGGCGCTACGCAGTATCCGAAGAAGAACTGCTTCTGCTACAAAAAATTGTAATGGCAGAGGCGGAAGGTGAACCGTACCAGGGCAAGGTGGCAGTTGCCAACGTTGTTCTGAATAGGCTACGGTCAGCCAATTTCCCCGACACGATATATAAGGTCATTTATCAAAAGCATCAATTCAGTCCTGTAGCTAACGGGCGTCTTAAACGTGTCAAGCCTAATGATGATAGTATTAAAGCGGTGAACGCAGCGCTCTCTGGGGTGAAGGAAGTTCCCGATAGTACTTATTTTTTCCTATCACTTAAGCTTGCGCAGGATCTTACCGTACATCATTCGCAGGAGTATGTGAAGACCATTGGTAATCATACGTTTTATAAATAA
- the thpR gene encoding RNA 2',3'-cyclic phosphodiesterase, producing the protein MDANVSDKDSERLFIAVKLPAELGQVVAEECSNLSQKFHFAKWTHPEDYHITLQFLGDTPKTKIPDLIMSLKQMSEQCRPFKLSLDKWNTFGLPKAPKVLWVGVSGELEELNLLAARVHTATLPLGFSAESREYKPHLTVARKYLGKISFDDKLLENLLKLDDEKRSKIFHRDWTIDSFVLYATRMYAIPMYEMIENITF; encoded by the coding sequence ATGGATGCTAACGTGTCGGATAAAGATTCAGAACGATTATTTATTGCTGTGAAATTACCCGCAGAACTTGGGCAAGTTGTGGCGGAAGAGTGCTCTAACCTATCTCAAAAGTTTCATTTTGCAAAATGGACTCATCCAGAGGATTATCATATTACCCTGCAATTTTTAGGAGACACCCCAAAGACGAAAATCCCGGATTTAATCATGTCGTTGAAGCAGATGTCAGAGCAATGCCGCCCCTTCAAACTATCCTTAGACAAATGGAATACATTTGGTCTGCCAAAGGCTCCAAAAGTTTTATGGGTAGGGGTTTCTGGCGAACTAGAAGAGCTGAATTTACTGGCTGCGAGAGTACACACTGCTACACTTCCTTTAGGTTTTTCGGCCGAATCCAGGGAGTACAAACCACATCTCACAGTGGCTCGAAAGTACCTTGGAAAAATTTCATTTGATGATAAATTGCTGGAAAATTTACTGAAATTGGATGATGAAAAAAGATCAAAAATCTTTCATAGAGACTGGACGATTGATAGTTTTGTGTTGTATGCTACCAGAATGTATGCCATTCCTATGTATGAAATGATTGAAAATATTACATTTTAA
- a CDS encoding D-2-hydroxyacid dehydrogenase, with protein sequence MTKSIVCLQPLTAEQQERIKAAAPGYTFIQGDGKNPDLQLLADAEIVIGWAKGIADTLLRPDSPLRWVQSWSAGIEKLPLERFKERGILLTSGSGVHAEPISAVIFGFMLLFTRNLHTAVRNQMNRYWNSDGSESELFGKTAVIVGTGAIGSETARIAKAFRMKTIGVSRSGKPLADFDQVYTTDHLPEAVSQGDFIINILPITDETKQLFNTAIFSAFKQGSYYINVGRGATTDTEALIHALNRGQLRGAGLDVFETEPLPQDHPLWTMEQVVITPHSAGITDQYANRIVNIFTENINSYLSTGTPSLNLVDYARQY encoded by the coding sequence ATGACTAAGTCCATAGTATGTCTACAACCACTGACAGCCGAGCAACAAGAAAGAATCAAAGCAGCAGCCCCCGGTTATACATTCATACAAGGTGACGGCAAAAATCCGGATTTACAGCTGCTAGCTGATGCTGAAATCGTAATCGGCTGGGCTAAAGGCATCGCCGATACGCTTCTTCGTCCAGATTCGCCCCTTCGCTGGGTCCAATCCTGGTCTGCTGGAATTGAGAAGCTCCCGTTAGAGCGTTTTAAGGAACGTGGAATCCTATTGACTAGTGGGAGCGGAGTGCATGCCGAGCCTATTTCTGCGGTAATCTTTGGCTTCATGCTTCTCTTCACACGTAATTTGCATACAGCCGTTCGCAATCAGATGAACCGCTACTGGAATTCTGACGGAAGTGAGAGTGAATTGTTCGGAAAGACAGCCGTTATTGTTGGAACTGGAGCCATCGGCAGCGAAACTGCCAGAATCGCTAAAGCTTTCCGGATGAAGACGATCGGAGTAAGTCGCTCAGGCAAGCCACTCGCTGATTTTGATCAAGTATATACCACTGACCATCTGCCAGAAGCTGTGAGCCAAGGCGACTTCATCATCAATATTCTCCCTATCACCGATGAAACTAAGCAATTATTTAATACTGCAATCTTCTCTGCCTTTAAACAAGGCTCCTATTACATTAACGTTGGACGTGGAGCAACTACTGATACTGAGGCTCTAATCCACGCACTGAATCGCGGTCAGCTTCGTGGTGCGGGATTGGATGTATTCGAAACCGAACCCCTCCCGCAGGATCATCCACTTTGGACTATGGAACAGGTAGTCATCACTCCTCATTCTGCTGGCATAACCGATCAATACGCTAATCGAATCGTAAATATTTTTACCGAAAATATAAATTCCTATTTATCTACTGGCACTCCATCCCTAAATCTCGTTGATTATGCCCGCCAATATTAA
- a CDS encoding deoxyguanosinetriphosphate triphosphohydrolase family protein, giving the protein MTLIEKREHRQYPEITRLETSRAAYERDYSRLIHSPTFRRLQGKSQVFGAGTGDYYRTRLTHSLEVAQIAREAAKSLLRSYPEVETSKAENPGLVIDPEVVECAAIAHDFGHPPFGHKGEEVLDNILDQLIEKKTNEAALQSGVTGADRLLIHEQMKQRYEHFEGNAHNYRLIMFLEKRENIDGLNLSDAVLLGINKYPFPGTSLKKGMYLHEWAYISEIRKEWGIPAGKKTLEAQLMDLCDDIAYSAHDLEDGIKAGKIEVHEHFMHDSYIQRLIVEKISTLEDFFWKGWEEEGIRAKVEEVLSSFLRVWMEKMPTCENDYSRTRREVKAYWVSTFVASLGVIPDGDWKKVTFIKEGKEDEDMLRTVSVLKSFAWVTMIRDLRVQRLQKRSEWILRRLWGAFLDPQTSKAIIPSDWLQRFEKDQKQANPIWTWEHMVIDYIAGMTDAFAEKIYNELYGLKVGSIYDLD; this is encoded by the coding sequence ATGACACTTATTGAAAAAAGAGAACACCGGCAATATCCGGAAATTACCCGCCTAGAAACGTCGAGAGCTGCTTATGAGCGTGATTATTCACGCTTGATTCATTCGCCTACTTTTCGTAGGCTGCAAGGCAAATCTCAAGTGTTCGGGGCTGGCACGGGTGATTATTACCGGACGCGTCTAACTCATTCGCTTGAAGTCGCTCAGATTGCTCGTGAGGCAGCGAAAAGTCTGCTTAGATCTTATCCAGAGGTGGAGACAAGTAAAGCTGAGAACCCAGGACTTGTAATAGATCCAGAGGTTGTGGAATGCGCGGCCATTGCTCATGATTTTGGTCATCCTCCTTTCGGGCATAAAGGGGAAGAGGTACTGGATAACATTCTGGACCAGCTTATTGAAAAGAAGACGAATGAGGCTGCCCTGCAATCAGGAGTAACGGGAGCAGATAGGCTGCTCATTCATGAGCAGATGAAGCAGCGCTATGAGCATTTTGAAGGCAATGCCCATAATTATCGGCTGATTATGTTTCTGGAGAAGCGGGAGAACATTGATGGATTAAATCTGTCGGATGCAGTGCTTCTCGGAATTAATAAATATCCGTTTCCTGGCACCTCACTGAAGAAGGGGATGTACCTTCACGAATGGGCATATATTTCGGAGATTCGCAAAGAGTGGGGAATTCCAGCAGGTAAGAAAACGTTGGAAGCTCAGCTGATGGACCTTTGCGACGATATCGCTTATTCTGCACATGATTTGGAGGATGGAATTAAGGCTGGAAAGATTGAAGTGCATGAACACTTTATGCATGATTCCTATATTCAGCGGCTGATCGTAGAGAAAATTTCAACGTTAGAGGATTTCTTCTGGAAGGGCTGGGAGGAGGAAGGTATCCGCGCTAAGGTCGAAGAGGTGCTTAGTTCATTTCTTCGAGTATGGATGGAAAAGATGCCAACCTGCGAGAATGACTATTCCAGAACTCGGCGTGAAGTTAAGGCTTATTGGGTTAGCACCTTTGTCGCAAGTCTTGGGGTGATTCCTGATGGAGACTGGAAGAAGGTCACCTTTATAAAGGAAGGAAAAGAAGATGAGGATATGCTACGGACCGTAAGTGTGCTGAAAAGCTTCGCTTGGGTCACGATGATTCGTGATTTACGAGTACAGCGGCTTCAGAAACGTAGTGAATGGATTCTGCGCCGTCTATGGGGAGCTTTTCTTGATCCGCAGACATCCAAAGCCATTATTCCATCGGACTGGCTGCAACGCTTTGAGAAGGATCAGAAACAAGCGAATCCTATTTGGACGTGGGAACATATGGTGATTGATTATATCGCAGGGATGACGGATGCCTTTGCTGAGAAGATATACAATGAGCTATACGGGTTGAAAGTCGGATCGATTTATGACTTGGATTAG
- a CDS encoding class F sortase: MKKWISSFILTFITLTTASCTDSHSQESRPDTKSLQTQQQETITPTKAIQKIDIKPSLPKPILPTQLSIPAIKVSAKIETVTLLPDGQMDVPKDSNIAGILYPGILPGAKGNVILDGHVDSYIGPAIFFNLKKLKHGDEITVSNADGRKLTYIVESVEIFTTAEAPLERIFGKSTEARMNLITCTGRYSRKKKEHEKRLIVFTKLKL; encoded by the coding sequence ATGAAAAAATGGATATCTTCATTTATATTAACCTTCATCACTTTAACCACTGCCAGTTGTACTGACTCACATTCGCAGGAAAGCAGACCAGACACGAAGTCACTACAAACACAGCAGCAAGAAACGATAACTCCTACTAAAGCTATTCAAAAGATCGATATTAAACCATCATTACCCAAACCTATCCTGCCTACTCAGCTTAGCATTCCAGCTATTAAAGTAAGCGCCAAAATAGAGACCGTTACATTGCTTCCAGATGGACAAATGGACGTCCCTAAGGATAGCAATATTGCAGGAATTCTGTACCCAGGAATATTACCAGGTGCTAAGGGAAATGTAATTTTAGACGGGCATGTGGATAGTTATATTGGTCCAGCTATTTTTTTCAACCTCAAAAAGCTTAAGCACGGTGATGAAATAACGGTATCCAATGCGGACGGGCGAAAACTAACTTATATTGTAGAGTCTGTAGAAATCTTCACCACTGCTGAAGCACCCTTGGAACGAATTTTTGGAAAGTCTACTGAAGCCAGAATGAATCTTATTACTTGTACAGGGAGATATAGCAGAAAGAAGAAAGAACATGAAAAAAGGCTGATTGTCTTTACAAAACTGAAACTATGA
- a CDS encoding glycosyl hydrolase: protein MKRFKKSFALFLTAVMLVTMAVPALANGKTNENLKAHWAGESVEKWQGNGVIQGYPDGSFKPDHKVTRAELVSIINKLFGFSTLSEMSFSDVPAKAWYASALSIAKQAGYYKGFPDNKAKADTEVTRQDAATLIASVFSLEPGTKASAFTDQASISAYAKEATLALSGVLSGYPDGTFRPNDPITRAEVVTIVDRLISGYYNTAGTFTGGDIHGNIVINQSGVELKNVAASGNLYFTSGIGDGEGVLENATVKGNVLISGGGEHSIHLKNSKFAVVKVNRPEGKVRVVIEDRTVITQLTIDSASIIEVGSGSTIDQLVIGNGATGTLITTKGTISKLVVSASSVVLNGVTIVEGTYTVKDGVLVGQGTSAPAPGGSGGTSVEPTATPVPTATPEPTATAAPTATPEAGVHIVDVDASAATKSLFAYLDSMSGKQVMFGHQHDTTVSFAGKDKNGNVISDVYSSTGDYPGVFGWDTLSLDGYENPPGVSGDYEASRLGLSAAMKQAHDLGGIVTLSTHPYNFVTGGSFNDTGNSKGATRSVVSRILPGGDKNGEFNKYLDRISDFANNLKDDDGNLIPVLFRPFHEQNGGWFWWGAATTTKSEYAELYRYTVEYLRDVKGVHNFLYVFSPNGSFNGNESEYLTTYPGDQFVDILGMDQYDNKENAGSEAFLGGLVKDLKMISQLAQDKGKIVTLSEYGYSAAGMKTTGNNELEWFTKVLNAIKADPDAAKISYMLTWANFGEGNNLYVPYKNVPNKADHELLPDFVNFYKDDFTAFASDVKEDNKYNLEVEVAGKKPFLHIVTPNNISTVTDAVTIIRAKVLNAVPSKVTYTVGDSGVEVEMTLGADGYYSASWQPDASLNGSSAEITVRAYGTGDATLAQTNSVFLKINEAPIKVLTFDTDKDLEQIQNNGTWSGLANNAETIKTVLQHVSLDADGKLVINITEGLSAEDTWQELKLQLNDLALDGVDLSQVTRVKFSVLIPEAAQNEANNAAVRSVIQLPPDWDTKYGMDSSYKSLSDLEKVNVSGSQYYKFDVSIDLDNAAKSTEATGLAISLVGSGLEVKGELPIYVDNIGLYNTYTAPVADKALVDNFESYGSSDEALIAKYPKAGGDDVSVSLSSEHKASGDYGMKLHYTINNAGYTGVGKSLGSLDWSDYNALSMWVASDGDNAYAEKGEPLKLVVQLVIDGGYFEAYPVINPDKNGKIVLSLKNLTEMSWGKAGELTQERLKQVQSFNLYVNAMDGQSHEGSLYFDDIQAVYDETLPDMSEEGNGGPQGHEPGVLYSFATEADIAGWATTNGSSANAQPPVFDANEEAASVQFDLINTGNDTNGSSKESFELAINPEKLNITGLDTISAKVKLSSGAAKARLFIKTGADWKWSDSGDPVPVDSNGYTTLSISLPTAAAGVGVDLAAVKTIGIKIEDASNDGGTAKLYLKEVSLEKAVPDVRYGFETGNDGWAINSGTATVSSDVYAEGNQSLKLDFAWNGEDKDPFIAASKVAALDLSSFSKLTAKVRIVSDQPDVQAKLFLQLGGYAVWVDSGAKIAAQDGFTEFTIDLSNNSILSPENLKKVDAIGIQFVTPSTAGTATAYIDEIIASN, encoded by the coding sequence ATGAAGAGGTTCAAAAAAAGCTTTGCTCTATTTCTTACAGCAGTAATGCTCGTTACAATGGCTGTGCCTGCGCTAGCTAACGGAAAAACAAATGAAAACCTCAAGGCGCACTGGGCTGGAGAAAGTGTAGAGAAATGGCAGGGTAATGGTGTTATTCAAGGTTATCCGGACGGCTCTTTTAAGCCGGATCATAAAGTAACGCGTGCTGAGCTTGTAAGTATTATTAATAAGCTATTTGGATTTAGTACTCTTTCGGAAATGTCATTCTCGGATGTACCTGCTAAAGCTTGGTATGCAAGCGCTTTATCTATAGCGAAGCAAGCTGGCTATTACAAAGGTTTTCCTGATAATAAAGCGAAAGCGGATACTGAAGTAACTCGTCAAGATGCTGCAACATTAATTGCTTCTGTTTTTTCATTGGAGCCAGGCACTAAAGCGAGTGCCTTTACAGACCAAGCATCCATCAGCGCTTACGCTAAAGAGGCTACCCTAGCATTGAGTGGAGTTCTATCCGGATATCCAGATGGTACATTTCGTCCGAACGACCCAATTACAAGGGCGGAGGTAGTCACTATCGTTGACAGATTGATTAGCGGCTACTACAACACAGCCGGTACATTCACTGGGGGAGATATCCATGGGAATATTGTCATTAACCAAAGTGGGGTTGAACTAAAGAATGTAGCTGCATCAGGCAACCTTTATTTTACCTCCGGTATTGGTGATGGTGAGGGTGTCTTGGAGAATGCAACAGTAAAAGGTAATGTACTTATATCTGGTGGTGGCGAGCATTCGATTCATTTAAAAAATTCTAAATTCGCTGTTGTAAAAGTGAATCGTCCTGAAGGAAAAGTTCGGGTCGTTATAGAGGATCGTACGGTCATCACTCAACTGACTATTGATAGTGCTTCTATTATAGAAGTAGGCTCAGGTTCTACAATCGATCAGCTTGTGATTGGTAACGGTGCAACGGGAACGTTGATTACAACAAAGGGTACCATTAGCAAGCTTGTAGTAAGTGCTTCCTCTGTAGTCTTAAATGGAGTGACTATAGTAGAAGGAACATACACTGTGAAGGATGGAGTTCTTGTAGGACAGGGAACAAGTGCACCGGCGCCTGGGGGCTCAGGTGGTACTAGTGTAGAGCCTACAGCAACGCCAGTACCGACGGCTACTCCGGAACCTACAGCAACGGCTGCTCCAACGGCAACACCAGAAGCTGGGGTTCATATCGTTGACGTAGATGCATCGGCTGCTACCAAATCGTTATTTGCTTATCTGGATAGCATGAGCGGCAAACAAGTTATGTTCGGTCATCAGCATGATACTACCGTCTCTTTTGCCGGAAAGGATAAGAACGGAAATGTTATTTCTGACGTATACAGCTCCACTGGTGATTATCCTGGGGTTTTTGGTTGGGACACCCTTAGTTTAGATGGATATGAGAATCCTCCTGGAGTTAGCGGAGATTATGAAGCGAGTAGATTAGGATTATCCGCTGCCATGAAGCAGGCTCATGATTTGGGTGGTATTGTAACGCTAAGTACACATCCGTACAATTTTGTTACGGGTGGAAGCTTTAACGATACAGGGAATTCCAAAGGAGCAACGCGCTCGGTAGTATCACGTATTTTGCCGGGCGGAGATAAGAATGGAGAGTTTAATAAATATCTAGATCGCATCTCTGATTTTGCGAACAATCTTAAGGATGACGATGGCAACCTGATTCCAGTTCTGTTCCGTCCTTTCCACGAACAAAATGGAGGTTGGTTCTGGTGGGGTGCGGCTACAACGACAAAGAGTGAATACGCGGAACTGTACAGATATACAGTTGAATACCTACGTGATGTTAAAGGCGTTCATAACTTCCTTTATGTATTCTCACCAAACGGATCTTTTAATGGAAATGAAAGTGAATATTTAACGACTTATCCAGGTGATCAATTTGTTGATATTCTTGGAATGGATCAGTATGACAACAAGGAGAATGCGGGTTCGGAGGCTTTCCTGGGTGGTCTTGTTAAAGACCTTAAGATGATTTCTCAGCTTGCTCAAGACAAAGGTAAGATTGTTACCCTATCTGAGTATGGTTATAGTGCTGCTGGTATGAAAACAACAGGCAATAATGAGCTGGAATGGTTCACTAAAGTATTGAATGCGATCAAGGCTGACCCTGATGCAGCAAAAATATCTTATATGCTGACTTGGGCGAACTTTGGTGAAGGTAATAATTTGTATGTTCCTTATAAGAATGTTCCTAATAAAGCAGATCATGAGTTGCTTCCTGATTTTGTGAATTTTTATAAAGATGATTTCACGGCTTTTGCGAGTGATGTGAAAGAAGATAATAAGTACAATCTCGAGGTTGAAGTGGCAGGAAAGAAACCTTTCCTCCACATTGTAACTCCGAATAATATCAGTACAGTAACAGATGCCGTGACCATCATTCGGGCCAAGGTACTCAATGCAGTGCCTAGCAAAGTGACTTATACTGTGGGTGATTCTGGAGTAGAGGTGGAAATGACGCTCGGTGCAGACGGTTACTATAGCGCTTCATGGCAGCCAGACGCTAGTCTGAATGGCAGTTCAGCAGAGATTACAGTGAGGGCATATGGAACTGGAGATGCTACACTTGCACAGACAAATTCTGTATTCTTAAAAATCAATGAAGCGCCAATAAAGGTACTTACTTTTGATACTGACAAGGATTTGGAGCAAATCCAAAACAATGGTACTTGGTCAGGGCTCGCCAATAACGCAGAGACGATCAAGACGGTCTTGCAGCATGTGTCACTAGATGCTGACGGTAAGCTAGTTATTAACATTACTGAAGGACTGTCTGCTGAGGATACTTGGCAGGAACTGAAGCTGCAATTGAATGATCTTGCACTGGATGGAGTGGACCTGTCTCAAGTTACACGTGTGAAGTTCTCCGTGTTAATTCCGGAGGCTGCTCAGAATGAGGCAAACAATGCTGCGGTACGCAGTGTGATTCAGTTGCCACCAGATTGGGATACAAAGTATGGCATGGACTCATCCTATAAATCTTTGTCCGATCTTGAGAAAGTTAACGTGAGTGGATCACAGTATTATAAATTTGATGTTTCGATTGATCTGGATAATGCCGCTAAATCAACCGAAGCCACTGGTCTAGCGATATCTCTGGTTGGCAGTGGTTTGGAAGTGAAAGGTGAATTGCCAATCTATGTAGATAATATCGGTCTTTATAATACGTATACTGCACCTGTTGCTGACAAAGCACTGGTAGATAATTTTGAATCTTATGGCTCAAGTGATGAAGCACTGATAGCCAAATATCCTAAGGCTGGCGGAGATGATGTGAGCGTATCTTTAAGCTCCGAACATAAGGCATCCGGGGATTACGGAATGAAACTGCACTATACGATTAATAATGCAGGTTATACTGGAGTAGGTAAAAGTCTGGGTTCGCTGGACTGGTCCGACTATAATGCACTCAGTATGTGGGTAGCTTCCGATGGAGACAACGCTTATGCTGAGAAAGGTGAGCCACTTAAGCTGGTGGTGCAGCTTGTCATTGATGGAGGATATTTCGAAGCCTATCCGGTCATTAATCCAGACAAGAACGGTAAAATAGTATTAAGTTTGAAGAATTTGACGGAGATGAGCTGGGGAAAAGCCGGGGAGCTTACACAGGAAAGATTGAAGCAAGTTCAGAGCTTTAATTTGTATGTGAATGCGATGGACGGACAGAGCCACGAAGGTTCGCTCTACTTTGACGATATTCAAGCGGTCTATGACGAGACACTTCCGGATATGTCGGAAGAAGGAAATGGAGGTCCCCAGGGACATGAGCCTGGCGTGTTGTACTCCTTCGCTACAGAAGCTGATATTGCAGGATGGGCTACAACCAACGGTTCGTCTGCCAACGCTCAACCTCCAGTATTTGATGCCAATGAAGAAGCGGCAAGTGTACAATTTGATTTGATTAATACTGGCAATGATACAAATGGCAGCTCCAAAGAATCCTTCGAACTTGCTATTAATCCTGAGAAGCTGAATATTACAGGGCTGGATACGATCAGCGCTAAGGTTAAGCTCTCGAGTGGTGCAGCTAAAGCACGTCTATTCATCAAGACAGGTGCGGACTGGAAATGGAGCGACAGCGGTGATCCTGTGCCTGTAGATTCTAACGGTTATACGACCTTATCTATTTCCCTGCCTACTGCAGCAGCAGGGGTGGGCGTAGATTTGGCTGCTGTAAAGACGATTGGCATTAAAATTGAGGATGCTTCCAATGATGGAGGAACTGCGAAGCTTTATTTGAAGGAAGTATCTCTGGAGAAAGCTGTCCCGGATGTTCGCTATGGCTTCGAGACGGGGAATGACGGTTGGGCTATCAATTCTGGTACAGCCACAGTATCTTCTGATGTATATGCTGAAGGTAATCAATCTTTGAAGCTTGATTTCGCATGGAATGGAGAGGATAAAGATCCTTTTATAGCAGCATCAAAAGTAGCTGCACTTGATCTGAGCTCATTCTCCAAGCTTACTGCTAAAGTTAGAATCGTCTCTGACCAGCCTGATGTTCAAGCGAAGCTGTTTCTTCAATTAGGTGGCTATGCAGTATGGGTAGATTCGGGTGCGAAGATAGCTGCTCAGGATGGATTCACGGAGTTCACGATTGATCTTAGCAACAATTCCATTCTATCGCCTGAGAATTTGAAGAAAGTAGATGCCATTGGCATTCAGTTTGTTACACCTTCTACGGCTGGAACCGCTACAGCTTATATTGACGAGATCATAGCTTCTAATTAA
- a CDS encoding metal-dependent hydrolase: MKITYYGHSALLVETEQAKVIIDPFLSGNPNSGISPDDITVDAVLLTHGHSDHLGDAVQIAKQNDCPIFAVFELAEYCRMKGAKVKHMNIGGSHIYDAITVKYTQAFHSSSIQEGDVWIYAGQPAGILLTIEGKTLFHAGDTALFSDLRLIGERTAIDLAALPIGDMLTMGPDDALLAARWLQADKVIPLHYNTFPDIAQDAMDFCDRLRQEGIEGFPLKAGESIEI, from the coding sequence ATGAAGATCACTTATTACGGACACTCAGCGCTGCTGGTAGAAACAGAGCAAGCGAAAGTTATTATTGACCCTTTTTTGTCAGGAAATCCGAACTCCGGTATTTCACCTGATGACATTACTGTAGATGCTGTCCTGCTGACTCACGGTCACTCGGATCATTTAGGTGATGCTGTGCAAATTGCCAAACAGAATGATTGTCCGATCTTTGCTGTTTTTGAGCTTGCAGAATACTGCCGAATGAAGGGTGCCAAGGTTAAACATATGAATATAGGCGGCAGTCATATTTATGATGCCATTACCGTTAAATATACTCAGGCGTTTCATTCCTCATCGATTCAGGAAGGCGACGTTTGGATTTATGCTGGACAGCCCGCAGGTATTTTATTGACGATTGAGGGGAAGACGTTATTTCATGCAGGCGATACCGCACTATTCAGCGATCTGCGTCTGATTGGTGAAAGAACTGCGATTGATTTGGCGGCTCTGCCAATTGGTGATATGCTGACCATGGGACCGGATGATGCGCTCCTTGCTGCGCGCTGGCTTCAAGCGGACAAGGTCATACCACTTCATTACAATACATTTCCGGATATTGCTCAGGATGCTATGGATTTCTGTGATCGTCTGCGACAAGAGGGGATAGAGGGATTCCCGCTTAAAGCTGGTGAAAGTATAGAAATTTAA